A stretch of the Nitratifractor salsuginis DSM 16511 genome encodes the following:
- a CDS encoding replication protein: MEEIHTEHYIKVPSAILDDPTLTPAEFRIIMHIVRQTIGFQKRSDGISYSQFSEATGMSRRTVIETIKTLQRKRMISVHHQKKSSGAATFNRYALGSYWNFAKNEGVGCSAKSARGGAKSAPTILELQQIDDDGGVYTDFDDPTSQAIRYAKENFEMFIEFLLNKRKGSVGVKPVEDLGRYRISVRRGLDRRDDLTIDNAYRFFRMRMERDK, encoded by the coding sequence ATGGAGGAAATACACACAGAGCATTATATCAAAGTCCCCAGTGCGATCCTGGATGATCCGACGCTTACACCGGCAGAATTTCGGATCATTATGCACATAGTGAGGCAGACAATCGGATTTCAAAAACGGAGTGACGGGATCAGTTACAGCCAATTTTCAGAGGCCACGGGGATGAGTCGCCGGACAGTTATAGAGACCATCAAGACCCTCCAAAGGAAAAGGATGATTTCCGTTCATCATCAAAAGAAGTCAAGCGGTGCCGCAACATTCAACCGTTACGCATTGGGAAGCTATTGGAATTTCGCGAAAAACGAAGGGGTTGGGTGTAGTGCAAAATCTGCACGGGGTGGTGCAAAATCTGCACCCACAATATTAGAACTTCAACAAATTGATGATGATGGGGGAGTTTACACGGATTTCGACGATCCGACCTCTCAAGCGATTCGATACGCGAAAGAGAATTTTGAGATGTTCATCGAATTTTTGCTGAATAAGAGGAAGGGAAGCGTAGGAGTCAAACCGGTTGAGGATTTAGGCAGGTATCGGATCTCGGTAAGGAGAGGATTGGATCGTAGGGATGATTTGACTATCGATAATGCCTATCGATTTTTCAGAATGAGAATGGAGCGGGATAAATGA
- a CDS encoding helix-turn-helix domain-containing protein, producing MEELRNSKPTENLQDLQNFRPAEAARFLRISLSQLWNLIKAGKIRTVKLSKQVTIIRRAELETFLDKATRTVQP from the coding sequence ATGGAAGAACTCCGAAACTCAAAACCTACCGAGAATCTGCAAGACCTCCAAAACTTCAGACCAGCTGAGGCGGCACGCTTTCTCAGAATATCTTTATCGCAACTTTGGAACCTCATCAAAGCCGGAAAGATAAGGACAGTGAAGCTTTCGAAACAGGTAACCATTATCCGAAGAGCGGAGCTTGAGACATTCCTGGACAAAGCGACCCGTACGGTCCAGCCATGA
- a CDS encoding tyrosine-type recombinase/integrase, whose amino-acid sequence MARRTAPLTATEIKAAKPREKPYKLFDGGGLYLLVSGSGGKLWYQKYRFNGKEKKIALGAYPAVSLRSARVKREEIKKMIANGVDPSEERKAKKARSRQDEAKRENTFYNISQKWLEDYRRHVSENYHTRLGRALKNYIYPTIKEQPIDEVTRLDVIAILEELKNRELYETARRTAMLLNKVFKYAVTHEYTPHNIITDIEIKEILGKKVKRHYPTITKEKDIRGLLAAIDGYTGDYFTRMALKVLPYVFVRSYNIRHMEWSEIDFEAKEWIIPAHKMKTKTSFVLPLPHQVVTLLEEVRENSLSNRYVFPSFRSDGKPLSDNTLISALRRMGYSKDEFVPHSFRAMFSTIAYEYANKRDGHGYTGEVIEACLAHKEPNAIKDSYNRASYKEPMRGLMQWYADYLDGVRYEK is encoded by the coding sequence ATGGCACGACGTACAGCGCCTTTGACGGCCACAGAGATCAAGGCGGCGAAACCGAGAGAAAAGCCTTACAAGCTCTTTGACGGCGGCGGCCTATACCTGCTGGTAAGTGGCAGTGGCGGAAAACTCTGGTATCAGAAATATCGTTTCAATGGAAAAGAGAAAAAAATAGCATTGGGGGCCTATCCTGCCGTTTCACTCAGATCCGCCAGAGTGAAACGCGAAGAGATCAAAAAGATGATAGCCAATGGAGTGGACCCATCCGAAGAGAGAAAAGCGAAAAAAGCCCGCTCCCGACAAGATGAGGCCAAAAGGGAGAATACCTTTTACAACATCAGTCAGAAATGGCTTGAAGACTACAGACGCCATGTAAGCGAAAACTACCATACCCGCCTGGGCCGGGCCTTGAAAAACTACATTTATCCCACCATCAAAGAGCAGCCAATCGATGAGGTCACCCGGCTTGATGTCATAGCCATATTGGAGGAACTCAAGAATAGAGAGCTATATGAAACGGCCCGACGCACTGCTATGCTGCTTAACAAAGTGTTCAAATACGCCGTCACCCACGAATACACCCCACATAACATCATTACAGACATTGAGATCAAAGAGATATTGGGCAAAAAGGTAAAGCGGCACTATCCTACCATCACCAAAGAGAAGGATATCAGAGGGCTGCTGGCAGCCATCGATGGCTATACCGGTGACTACTTTACCCGGATGGCTCTGAAAGTGCTACCCTATGTGTTTGTACGCAGCTACAACATCCGGCACATGGAATGGTCAGAGATCGATTTTGAGGCCAAAGAGTGGATTATCCCGGCACATAAGATGAAGACAAAAACCTCCTTTGTCCTGCCGCTACCTCATCAGGTTGTTACTCTGCTGGAAGAGGTGAGGGAGAACAGTCTTAGCAACCGATACGTTTTTCCAAGCTTCAGAAGCGATGGCAAACCGCTGAGCGACAATACTCTCATATCAGCACTCAGGCGCATGGGCTACAGTAAAGATGAGTTTGTACCTCATAGTTTCCGGGCGATGTTTTCAACTATAGCCTACGAATATGCAAACAAAAGAGACGGCCACGGCTACACCGGAGAGGTTATCGAGGCGTGCTTAGCGCATAAGGAGCCAAACGCTATCAAAGATTCCTATAACCGGGCGAGCTACAAAGAACCTATGCGGGGATTGATGCAATGGTACGCTGATTATCTGGATGGGGTCAGATATGAAAAATGA
- a CDS encoding LysE family translocator: MILQSFLEGFLLGLGAAVPLGPINVLIMSSALRHYGSAVTLGAGAMSADISYLVLILFGLFHFMENPAITLAMGLAGSGFLLYLAWLIFKGRNEPVHLQQVREISLFKSWLKGYTLTLLNPYTVIFWLSVSTYIAAKKLDPIATVAGLFSAIVLWITLMPLAIHKSKHLFSQKIATLFSIASATILTFFAIGMLVKIL, encoded by the coding sequence ATGATCCTCCAATCCTTTCTCGAAGGTTTCCTCCTCGGCCTGGGCGCCGCCGTACCTCTGGGACCCATCAATGTGCTGATCATGAGCAGCGCCCTGCGCCACTACGGTTCGGCGGTCACCCTGGGGGCGGGGGCGATGAGCGCCGACATCAGCTACCTCGTTTTGATCCTCTTCGGACTCTTCCACTTTATGGAGAATCCCGCTATCACCCTCGCGATGGGGCTCGCCGGATCGGGCTTTTTGCTCTATCTAGCCTGGCTCATTTTCAAAGGGCGCAACGAACCGGTCCATCTCCAGCAAGTGAGGGAGATCTCCCTTTTCAAAAGTTGGCTTAAAGGCTACACGCTGACCCTGCTCAACCCCTACACCGTCATCTTCTGGCTCAGCGTCTCCACCTACATCGCCGCCAAAAAGCTCGACCCTATCGCCACCGTCGCGGGACTTTTCAGCGCCATCGTGCTCTGGATCACCCTCATGCCCCTGGCGATCCACAAGAGCAAACACCTCTTCAGCCAAAAGATCGCCACCCTCTTCTCCATCGCCAGCGCCACCATCCTCACCTTCTTCGCCATCGGAATGCTCGTCAAAATTTTATGA
- the lgt gene encoding prolipoprotein diacylglyceryl transferase has product MTDTTAYLHWNTDPILLHLGPLQLHWYGLLFVAGLLLGFQVMQRIFKREGKDPELLDPLLVYLIVGIVVGARLAHCLIYEPDYYLSHPLEILAVWKGGLASHGGVLGAILALWLYCRKYRLPFLWLFARLAVPLFLLAGFIRIGNFFNSEILGRAASLPWAVVFERYDQHPRHPVMLYEALGYFAIFGIGCWLYRRWDPEKFTWLYPGIALILGFSLRFVLEVFKMRQADYATGALLMGQWLSLPFILLGVAVLLWGYQNYRKSRE; this is encoded by the coding sequence GTGACCGATACGACTGCCTATCTGCACTGGAATACCGATCCGATCCTGCTCCATTTGGGGCCTTTGCAGCTTCATTGGTACGGCCTGCTCTTTGTGGCGGGCCTTCTGCTGGGTTTCCAGGTGATGCAGCGTATCTTCAAGCGTGAGGGGAAAGACCCGGAGCTGCTCGACCCCCTCTTGGTCTATCTGATCGTGGGGATCGTCGTAGGCGCCCGACTCGCCCACTGCCTCATCTACGAGCCCGACTATTACCTGAGTCATCCTCTGGAGATCCTGGCTGTCTGGAAAGGGGGCCTGGCCAGCCACGGCGGGGTATTGGGGGCCATCCTCGCTCTTTGGCTCTACTGCCGCAAATACCGCTTGCCCTTCCTCTGGCTCTTCGCCCGCCTGGCAGTGCCCCTCTTTTTGCTGGCGGGCTTCATCCGCATCGGCAACTTTTTCAACTCCGAGATCCTGGGACGGGCCGCTTCGCTCCCCTGGGCTGTCGTTTTCGAACGCTACGACCAGCACCCCCGTCATCCGGTGATGCTCTATGAGGCTCTGGGCTACTTCGCCATCTTCGGCATCGGCTGCTGGCTCTACCGCCGCTGGGATCCGGAAAAGTTCACCTGGCTCTACCCCGGTATCGCCCTGATTTTGGGCTTCTCCCTCCGCTTCGTGCTGGAGGTCTTCAAAATGCGCCAGGCCGACTATGCCACCGGAGCGCTACTGATGGGCCAGTGGCTCTCACTGCCTTTTATCCTCCTAGGAGTGGCGGTGCTCCTCTGGGGCTACCAAAATTACCGTAAGAGCCGGGAATGA
- the tsaD gene encoding tRNA (adenosine(37)-N6)-threonylcarbamoyltransferase complex transferase subunit TsaD, whose product MLLSIESSCDDSSIALTEIESRRLVLHKKISQEAEHARYGGVVPELASRLHAVDLPRLLESARPYFNDIKAVAVTNEPGLAVTLNEGVMMAKAFAAFQKLPLVPVHHLKGHIYSLFIEKPTRLPMIVILVSGGHTMILRVKGLEDMEILATSLDDSVGESYDKVAKMMGLGYPGGPIIEALAREGDENRFELPVPLRNSPLIAFSLSGLKNAVRLVIQELGGPEGMSEQDRRDLAASFQKALIAHLIQKSRKLLAKEAIPDVALVGGASANLAIRGAVEALCAQYGKRIHTAPLEFCSDNAAMIGRYGLDALAAGLTVAPEDLRVNPSRKLKAGMKL is encoded by the coding sequence ATGCTCCTGAGTATCGAATCGAGCTGCGACGACAGCTCCATCGCCCTGACCGAGATCGAGAGCCGCCGGCTGGTCCTGCACAAAAAGATTTCCCAGGAGGCCGAACACGCCCGATACGGCGGGGTGGTCCCTGAGCTGGCGAGCCGTCTGCACGCCGTGGACCTGCCCCGGCTCCTCGAAAGCGCCCGGCCCTATTTCAATGACATTAAAGCCGTTGCCGTCACCAACGAACCGGGTCTGGCGGTCACACTCAACGAAGGGGTGATGATGGCCAAAGCCTTCGCCGCCTTCCAAAAACTCCCCCTCGTTCCGGTCCATCACCTCAAGGGGCACATCTACTCCCTCTTCATCGAAAAGCCCACCCGGCTCCCGATGATCGTGATCCTCGTCAGCGGCGGACATACGATGATCCTGCGGGTCAAGGGGCTCGAGGATATGGAGATCCTGGCGACGAGCCTGGATGACAGTGTGGGAGAGAGCTACGACAAGGTGGCCAAAATGATGGGCCTGGGCTATCCCGGAGGCCCCATCATCGAAGCGCTGGCGCGTGAGGGCGACGAAAACCGATTCGAGCTCCCCGTACCCCTGCGCAACTCCCCGCTGATCGCCTTCAGCCTCTCGGGACTCAAAAACGCCGTCCGCCTGGTGATCCAGGAGCTCGGAGGTCCCGAAGGGATGAGCGAACAGGACCGTAGGGATTTGGCCGCCTCCTTCCAAAAGGCCCTTATCGCCCACCTCATCCAAAAGAGCCGCAAACTCCTCGCCAAAGAAGCGATCCCCGATGTCGCCCTCGTGGGCGGGGCCAGTGCCAATCTGGCCATCCGGGGAGCCGTAGAAGCCCTCTGCGCCCAATACGGTAAGCGCATTCACACCGCGCCTTTGGAGTTCTGCTCCGACAATGCTGCCATGATCGGCCGCTACGGCCTCGATGCCCTGGCCGCCGGGCTCACCGTCGCCCCCGAGGATCTGCGGGTCAACCCCAGCCGCAAACTCAAAGCGGGAATGAAACTGTGA
- a CDS encoding RBBP9/YdeN family alpha/beta hydrolase, with translation MKLLLLHGWGGSDWPHWQAWLASEVAKDYGTVSFPLIQHPHYPRLNRWRKEVLHHLEDFRPDTVVCHSLANTLWFHLAHREEIPYPVERLFLVAMPSLNTRLETISTFYPCPLPEQLYAKEIQLIVSDNDPYITVEEAEQIAEHYAIPLTVLPGAGHINAESGYGEWAWILEQIKNEE, from the coding sequence ATGAAGCTCCTGTTACTCCACGGCTGGGGCGGCTCCGACTGGCCCCATTGGCAAGCCTGGCTCGCTTCGGAGGTGGCCAAAGATTACGGCACCGTCAGCTTCCCTCTCATCCAGCATCCCCATTACCCCCGCCTCAATCGCTGGCGGAAGGAAGTGCTTCATCATCTGGAGGATTTCCGCCCCGATACGGTGGTTTGCCACTCCCTGGCCAATACCCTCTGGTTCCACCTGGCCCACCGCGAAGAGATTCCTTACCCCGTCGAACGGCTCTTCCTCGTGGCGATGCCCAGCCTCAATACCCGGCTGGAGACCATCAGCACCTTCTACCCCTGCCCCCTGCCTGAACAGCTCTACGCCAAAGAGATCCAGCTCATCGTCAGCGACAACGACCCCTACATCACCGTCGAAGAGGCCGAGCAGATCGCCGAGCATTACGCCATCCCCCTGACCGTCCTGCCCGGCGCCGGACACATCAACGCCGAAAGCGGCTACGGCGAATGGGCCTGGATATTAGAACAAATTAAGAATGAGGAATGA
- the dxr gene encoding 1-deoxy-D-xylulose-5-phosphate reductoisomerase: protein MVLLGSTGSIGVNTLEICRRFHLPVEALVAGNNLELLQEQIDEFQPELVAIADPARIEEVRHPRVYGGQEGILRLLEESASPKVVNALVGTAGLRPTLKAQELGRELALANKESLVIAGAFLDRSRIFPIDSEHFGLWYLQNSRSVRRLLLTASGGAFRDWEPEAIRRAAFADALKHPNWSMGDKITIDSASMANKLFELLEARWLFDNSAVDALIERRSIVHALVEFADGSTTAHLAGVDMKLPIAYALECPMKEPILEPVDLLGIGPIAFEAIDTERYPLWQLKEPLLAQPKLGVVLNAANEAAMEGFRRGDYPFGVMVDRIVDTFHCFEEEEPKTLEEVFALDRKVREYCYGL, encoded by the coding sequence ATGGTCCTGCTAGGTTCCACCGGCTCCATCGGCGTCAACACCCTCGAGATCTGCCGCCGTTTCCATCTGCCGGTAGAGGCGCTGGTGGCGGGGAACAATCTGGAGCTGCTGCAAGAGCAGATCGACGAATTTCAGCCCGAGCTGGTGGCCATCGCCGATCCGGCGCGAATCGAAGAGGTCCGCCATCCAAGGGTCTACGGAGGTCAGGAAGGAATCCTGCGTCTGCTCGAAGAGAGCGCTTCACCCAAGGTAGTCAACGCCCTGGTAGGCACCGCGGGTCTGCGCCCCACCCTCAAGGCCCAGGAGCTGGGGCGCGAGTTGGCCCTGGCCAACAAGGAATCCCTGGTCATCGCCGGCGCCTTTCTCGACCGCAGCCGGATCTTCCCCATCGATTCGGAGCACTTCGGCCTCTGGTATCTCCAAAACAGCCGGAGTGTGAGGCGCCTCCTCCTCACCGCCAGCGGGGGCGCCTTTCGCGACTGGGAACCCGAAGCGATCCGCCGGGCCGCCTTCGCCGACGCGCTGAAGCACCCCAACTGGTCCATGGGCGACAAGATCACCATCGACAGCGCCTCGATGGCCAACAAACTCTTCGAACTTCTCGAAGCCCGCTGGCTCTTCGACAACAGCGCCGTCGACGCCCTCATCGAGCGCCGCTCCATCGTTCACGCCCTCGTCGAATTCGCCGACGGCTCCACCACCGCCCACCTGGCCGGTGTGGATATGAAGCTCCCCATCGCTTACGCCCTGGAGTGCCCCATGAAAGAGCCGATTTTGGAGCCGGTAGACCTGCTGGGCATCGGCCCCATCGCCTTCGAAGCGATCGACACTGAACGCTACCCCCTCTGGCAGCTCAAAGAGCCCCTTTTGGCCCAGCCGAAACTCGGCGTCGTCCTCAACGCCGCCAACGAAGCCGCGATGGAAGGCTTCCGCCGGGGGGATTACCCCTTCGGCGTGATGGTGGACCGGATCGTCGACACTTTCCACTGTTTCGAAGAGGAAGAGCCAAAGACTCTGGAAGAGGTCTTCGCGCTGGACCGGAAAGTCAGGGAGTATTGTTATGGTCTTTAA
- a CDS encoding phosphatidate cytidylyltransferase yields MAAPDEHSQRWKTALILLGLIALVGFIDNTFLTWLFLGVVYALALPEAMRLFRTAESTLYLYAGGLWLLGLFYPHPTDLIFGAAAIFGSLLAYNKRLEIRAFFPLLYPTAGMLFLWMLYRDFGMISLFWILIIVALTDVGAYYTGRKLGKTPFSPTSPKKTLEGVFGGIAAGTLGGALLMMGHKGILLSAILIALLTATASVFGDLFESYLKREASVKDSGDILPGHGGILDRIDGYLFASIALYILLKMTGA; encoded by the coding sequence ATGGCTGCACCCGACGAACACTCCCAACGCTGGAAGACCGCCCTCATCCTCCTGGGGCTGATCGCCCTGGTCGGATTCATCGACAATACGTTCCTTACCTGGCTTTTCCTGGGAGTCGTCTATGCTTTGGCCCTCCCCGAGGCGATGCGCCTTTTCCGCACGGCGGAGAGCACCCTCTATCTCTACGCCGGCGGACTCTGGCTCCTGGGCCTTTTCTACCCCCATCCCACTGACCTCATCTTCGGCGCCGCGGCGATCTTCGGCAGCCTTTTAGCCTACAACAAACGGCTGGAGATCCGCGCCTTCTTCCCCCTGCTCTATCCGACGGCGGGGATGCTCTTTCTCTGGATGCTCTACCGTGACTTCGGAATGATCTCTCTGTTCTGGATCCTCATCATCGTCGCCCTGACCGACGTGGGAGCCTACTACACTGGCCGAAAACTGGGCAAAACCCCCTTCTCCCCCACTTCGCCCAAAAAGACTCTGGAGGGGGTCTTCGGCGGCATCGCCGCGGGTACCCTGGGCGGGGCGCTGCTGATGATGGGCCACAAAGGGATCCTCCTCTCCGCGATCCTCATCGCCCTGCTCACCGCCACCGCCTCGGTCTTCGGTGACCTTTTTGAAAGCTACCTCAAACGGGAAGCCAGCGTCAAGGACAGCGGCGATATCCTCCCCGGCCACGGCGGCATCCTCGACCGGATCGACGGCTACCTCTTCGCCTCGATTGCCCTCTATATTCTGCTGAAAATGACGGGAGCGTGA
- the nhaA gene encoding Na+/H+ antiporter NhaA, giving the protein MIQNNLLAFFRKESSTGILLMLMTLAAMAVANSPFKSYYDAFLNIPVAVVIGHLSIAKPLLLWINDGLMAIFFFMVGLEIKRELLDGELKDPRKVAVPALAAVGGMLMPALFYSLFNWGNEAAMKGWAIPSATDIAFALGILSLLGKRVPATLKLFLLTLAIIDDLGAIVIIALFYTSGLSYLALGVVGLTIAILWWMNRRGVTNNAAYVLIGIVMWTATLKSGVHATLAGVILGLFIPFKNNRKSFEALEHSLHVPVNHVILPLFAFVNTGIDFAGIALRDFVDSVTLGIISGLFLGKQIGIFLFSWLAIRLGLGRLPEDVDWKMLYGVAILGGIGFTMSLFIGSLAFECSKDACPDLADERLGILLGSLFSGIVGYFYLRTVSGKKS; this is encoded by the coding sequence ATGATTCAAAACAATCTGCTGGCCTTTTTCCGCAAAGAGTCTTCGACCGGAATTCTGCTGATGCTGATGACCCTGGCGGCGATGGCTGTGGCCAACTCCCCCTTCAAATCCTATTACGACGCTTTCCTCAATATCCCGGTGGCGGTGGTGATCGGGCATCTGAGCATCGCCAAGCCTCTGCTGCTCTGGATCAACGACGGGCTGATGGCAATCTTCTTCTTTATGGTGGGATTGGAGATCAAGCGGGAGCTCCTCGACGGAGAGCTCAAAGACCCCAGAAAGGTGGCGGTCCCCGCCCTGGCGGCTGTGGGCGGGATGCTGATGCCGGCGCTCTTCTATTCCCTCTTCAACTGGGGGAACGAAGCGGCGATGAAGGGCTGGGCGATCCCTTCGGCCACCGACATCGCCTTTGCCCTGGGGATCCTCTCGCTCCTGGGCAAGCGGGTGCCGGCGACGCTGAAACTTTTTCTCCTCACATTGGCGATCATCGACGACTTGGGGGCGATCGTCATCATCGCCCTCTTCTACACATCGGGACTCTCCTATCTGGCCCTGGGGGTGGTGGGGCTTACCATCGCGATTTTATGGTGGATGAACCGGCGGGGGGTGACCAACAACGCCGCCTATGTGCTCATCGGGATCGTGATGTGGACAGCGACCCTCAAGTCGGGAGTTCACGCGACCCTGGCCGGAGTGATCCTGGGGCTTTTTATCCCTTTCAAGAACAATCGCAAAAGCTTTGAAGCCCTGGAACATTCTCTGCACGTTCCGGTCAACCACGTGATCCTGCCTCTCTTCGCCTTTGTCAATACGGGGATCGATTTCGCCGGCATCGCCCTCAGGGATTTTGTCGACAGTGTCACTCTGGGGATTATCAGCGGGCTTTTCCTGGGAAAGCAGATCGGAATTTTCCTCTTCAGCTGGCTGGCGATCCGACTGGGGTTGGGGCGGCTGCCCGAGGATGTGGATTGGAAAATGCTCTACGGCGTGGCGATCCTGGGAGGGATCGGGTTTACGATGAGCCTTTTCATCGGATCTCTGGCCTTTGAGTGTTCGAAAGATGCCTGTCCCGATCTCGCTGATGAGCGGCTGGGGATCCTGCTGGGGTCGCTATTTTCGGGGATCGTAGGATACTTCTATCTGCGGACTGTAAGCGGAAAGAAGTCGTGA
- a CDS encoding NFACT RNA binding domain-containing protein gives MTHAQLKAIAQYLNRHHHIKKARRSSNNTIELNLGEKESLFFDMTRGRSTVYLGPSRRPAQDYNAPFDTLLHQLLSQSRILSADVPKGERILRITVQPRSHYKSRQVILQLEFTGRHSNAILLDEHGVVLEALHHIDAAQSYRVVKPGVELAPLPPRPTSKEEPAFDEDLIAWLRENYRRLTEEQLKVLRKQKRQQIEKKRNKTLRLLHQLPDEESLKKEADEFEKMGNIILANLHTIRPYDRELKTYDFDGNPVTIPLPEGVARNRLGEYYFNKARRARTKAEHIHLERENLEGKLRFYDNILQAIDEAKEPYELELLVPKQGRARRKKEKLRDGELYWIEGYKVYVGRNARENQKLLELARSNDLWMHVRDLPGSHVIIRTDKQNLPESVLHSAAKLCVDFTTPNPGNYAVDYTRRKFVKIQEGSSVEYDKYKTIPVLKEGVEIRE, from the coding sequence ATGACACACGCCCAACTCAAAGCGATCGCCCAATACCTCAACCGCCATCACCACATCAAAAAAGCCCGGCGCAGCAGTAATAACACCATCGAGCTCAACCTGGGAGAGAAGGAGAGCCTCTTTTTCGATATGACCCGGGGGCGCTCCACCGTCTATCTGGGGCCTTCCCGCCGCCCGGCCCAGGATTACAACGCCCCCTTCGATACCCTGCTCCATCAGCTCCTCTCCCAGAGCCGAATCCTCTCGGCCGATGTGCCAAAAGGGGAGCGGATCTTGCGCATCACCGTTCAGCCCCGCAGCCATTACAAGAGCCGGCAGGTAATCCTGCAGCTGGAATTCACCGGACGGCACAGCAATGCCATCCTCCTCGACGAACACGGAGTGGTCCTGGAAGCCCTCCACCATATCGACGCCGCCCAATCCTACCGGGTGGTCAAACCCGGCGTCGAGCTAGCCCCGCTGCCGCCCCGCCCCACCTCGAAAGAAGAACCTGCCTTCGATGAAGATCTCATCGCCTGGCTGCGGGAGAATTACCGGCGACTCACCGAAGAGCAGCTGAAGGTCCTGCGAAAGCAAAAACGCCAGCAGATCGAAAAGAAACGGAACAAAACCCTCCGACTCCTTCATCAACTCCCCGACGAGGAGAGCCTGAAAAAAGAGGCAGATGAGTTCGAGAAAATGGGCAATATCATCCTGGCCAATCTCCACACCATCCGCCCCTACGACCGGGAATTAAAAACCTACGATTTCGACGGGAATCCCGTCACGATCCCTCTACCCGAAGGGGTCGCCCGCAACCGCCTGGGAGAATACTATTTCAATAAAGCCCGCCGCGCCCGCACCAAAGCGGAACATATCCATCTGGAGCGGGAGAACCTGGAGGGGAAACTGCGCTTCTACGATAATATCCTCCAGGCGATCGATGAAGCCAAAGAACCCTACGAGCTGGAACTGCTGGTCCCCAAACAGGGCCGTGCCCGCCGCAAAAAGGAGAAACTGCGCGACGGAGAACTCTACTGGATCGAAGGCTACAAGGTCTATGTGGGCCGCAACGCCCGGGAGAACCAGAAGCTCCTGGAGCTGGCCCGCTCCAACGACCTCTGGATGCACGTGCGCGACCTGCCCGGCAGCCACGTCATCATCCGCACCGACAAGCAGAACCTCCCCGAATCGGTGCTGCATTCCGCCGCCAAACTCTGCGTGGATTTCACCACCCCCAACCCCGGCAACTACGCTGTGGACTACACTCGCAGAAAATTCGTCAAGATCCAGGAGGGCAGCAGCGTCGAATACGACAAATACAAAACGATCCCCGTCCTCAAAGAGGGCGTAGAGATCCGGGAATAG